A region of the Candidatus Methylomirabilis oxygeniifera genome:
ACGGTGTATGCGCTGACGCTGGGCGTCGCATACGCCTCGTGCCATGCGACCGCCTCGGACACGACCAGACCGCGAAGCTCGTTGTTCATCTCCACTGCCTGCCACTGAGGCCCGCACAGGATACGATCTCCGATCGCTTGCGCCTCAGCCAGGGCGCCCAGTACGCGGAGGACCATGGGGACGCCTCCAACAGGAACCAGCGCCTTGCACTGGACTCCCGCTGCGCGAGCCACCGGGTCGTCAGGCGCACGGTCCCCGGCAAGCACAATCGCGGTAAACGGCTGACTATGACTCATTGCAATGCCTTTTCATAGATCCGGTAGCGCTTATACGGTACCCCCCCTATGGTGACCAGCATATTTCGCATCGGCATGTTGTCCTCCAGGATCCAGGACAGCTCAACCTCTCGGACTCCGCGCCTGATTTCATATTCGCGCACCGCATCGATGAGCATGAAGGCCAGCGCCGCCCCCATCGCGCCTCCTTGAAAAGACTTACGTACGCCCATTAGAGCGACGCGGGCCGTAGTCGGACGCCGAACCTTGAGCCGCCACAAGAGCTTGAGCCAGCCGAACGGCAACAAACGTCCATCAAGATCGCGTATCGCTTCATTGAGATTCGGAAAGGCCACGATCATGCCGACGGGCGCCCCGTCGATTTCCGCAATTTGTACGCACTCATCCTCAACTAATAGTCGCAAGCTGTTCCCCAGATCCTGGAACTCCTCCTCCGTGAAGGGAATGAAGCCCCAGTTTTCAGACCACGCGTCCTCGTAGATCTCTTTAAGAATGCGGAGTTCTTCTTTCATTGATGATCTGCGCAACGGCCTGATTCGGACATAGCCGGCAGCTTTCTTCACAACGGTCCGCATGAGCGCAGGGGGCGTAAAATCGGCAGCCACACGGTAGGCCAGCAGGTCTTTCGAGCCCTGGTATCCCTCGGCGATGATCCGATCGGCATAATAGGGGCGGGCATGACCCATCATAATCATGGGCGGCGTCTCGTACCCCTCCACGAGCAACCCGCACTCCTGGTTGATTGAGAGGTTGAATGGACCTCGGATGCGTAACATCCCATGGTCGCGCAGCCATGTTTCCGCCGTACTCAACAAGGCGTGAAACGTTTCCGCGTCGTCCTCAGCTTCAAGCAGACCGAAAAAACCGGTGGCATCCCGATACTGCGCCTCATGCAGCGCGTCAATTTGGGCGCTGATTCGACCGATCGGCTTGGTCCCGCGGTAGGCGAGCCAGAAACAGGAGCGCGCGTGCGCGAAGTAGGGGTTACGCGGAGAGAACTGCTCCCGACGCTCGATCAGCAAGGGGGGAATCCACGCGGGATCGTCGGCATAGACCGACCACGGGAGACGAATAAATCGGTGAAGATCCCGCGATCTGTTTATCGGTACAATGCGTACGGATTCACGAGTGGCTTGTATGGCAGGGGGTGTATCT
Encoded here:
- the yghO gene encoding putative DNA-binding transcriptional regulator (Evidence 3 : Function proposed based on presence of conserved amino acid motif, structural feature or limited homology; Product type pr : putative regulator); the encoded protein is MGGVVADRNSTTLPGDTPPAIQATRESVRIVPINRSRDLHRFIRLPWSVYADDPAWIPPLLIERREQFSPRNPYFAHARSCFWLAYRGTKPIGRISAQIDALHEAQYRDATGFFGLLEAEDDAETFHALLSTAETWLRDHGMLRIRGPFNLSINQECGLLVEGYETPPMIMMGHARPYYADRIIAEGYQGSKDLLAYRVAADFTPPALMRTVVKKAAGYVRIRPLRRSSMKEELRILKEIYEDAWSENWGFIPFTEEEFQDLGNSLRLLVEDECVQIAEIDGAPVGMIVAFPNLNEAIRDLDGRLLPFGWLKLLWRLKVRRPTTARVALMGVRKSFQGGAMGAALAFMLIDAVREYEIRRGVREVELSWILEDNMPMRNMLVTIGGVPYKRYRIYEKALQ